The following proteins are encoded in a genomic region of Rhodothermales bacterium:
- the bshB1 gene encoding bacillithiol biosynthesis deacetylase BshB1 — translation MLHLLALAAHPDDVELAAGGTLCRLTNAGYQVGIVDFTRGELGSRGTPEGRLEEAREAGEILGLTVRENLGLPDGDIENSKVNQLRVVESLRRHRPHIVLINAAVDRHPDHGAAHRLAMSAIFYSGLRKVVSAEPDGAPQEPWRPHHILQYMQTTPFEPTLVVDVSDVWEQRTRALLAFKSQIANPDYVPATDEPQTFVSNPLFFQWIEARAQTFGYSIGATHGEPFRYEQGPLGVSDLVAFLDREKAFR, via the coding sequence ATGCTCCATCTGCTGGCCCTGGCCGCCCATCCAGACGACGTTGAACTAGCCGCCGGCGGCACCCTCTGCCGGCTGACAAACGCCGGATACCAGGTAGGGATCGTCGATTTCACGCGAGGCGAACTGGGCAGCCGGGGGACGCCGGAGGGCCGGCTTGAGGAGGCGCGGGAGGCGGGTGAGATCCTGGGCCTGACGGTCCGCGAGAACCTCGGGCTGCCGGATGGGGACATCGAGAACTCGAAAGTGAACCAGCTGCGTGTGGTCGAATCGCTGCGCCGGCATCGCCCCCACATCGTGCTGATCAATGCAGCGGTGGATCGTCATCCCGACCACGGCGCGGCGCACCGGCTCGCGATGTCGGCTATCTTTTACAGCGGATTGCGGAAGGTAGTCTCCGCCGAGCCGGATGGCGCTCCGCAAGAGCCGTGGCGGCCGCATCACATTCTACAATACATGCAGACCACCCCGTTTGAGCCGACGCTGGTGGTGGATGTGAGCGATGTGTGGGAACAGCGCACCCGGGCCTTGCTGGCGTTTAAGTCGCAGATCGCGAACCCGGACTATGTCCCGGCCACGGACGAGCCGCAGACGTTTGTATCCAACCCGCTATTTTTCCAGTGGATCGAAGCGCGGGCCCAAACCTTTGGGTACAGCATCGGGGCGACGCATGGCGAGCCGTTTCGCTACGAGCAAGGGCCGCTCGGGGTCTCGGATCTGGTGGCGTTCCTGGACCGGGAGAAGGCATTCCGCTAA
- a CDS encoding YceI family protein has protein sequence MTTIELAKGTYAIDASHSEIGFQVRHLGISSVKGSFGALEGTVQAGGSLAALSASASIQAASIDTRNTDRDNHLRSADFFDAEKHPALQFKSNGVVDKGNGEFTMAGTLTIRGVAKPIELKGEFQGSAKDPWGNEKVAFTASGKLNRTDYGLNWNAVLEAGGLLVSEEVKLVLDVQAVKQA, from the coding sequence ATGACGACCATAGAACTGGCAAAAGGCACCTACGCGATCGACGCATCGCATTCGGAGATCGGCTTTCAGGTCCGCCACCTGGGCATTTCGAGCGTGAAGGGTTCCTTCGGGGCGCTTGAAGGCACAGTCCAGGCCGGCGGGAGCCTCGCCGCCCTCTCCGCGAGCGCCTCGATCCAGGCCGCGTCCATCGACACGCGCAACACCGACCGCGACAACCACCTCCGCTCGGCCGATTTCTTCGACGCCGAGAAGCATCCGGCGCTGCAGTTCAAGAGTAATGGCGTGGTTGATAAAGGCAACGGCGAGTTCACGATGGCCGGCACCCTGACCATCCGCGGCGTGGCGAAGCCGATCGAGTTGAAGGGCGAGTTTCAGGGTAGCGCGAAAGACCCGTGGGGCAACGAGAAGGTCGCATTCACGGCCTCGGGCAAGCTCAACCGGACGGATTACGGCCTGAACTGGAACGCGGTGCTGGAAGCCGGCGGGTTGCTGGTGAGTGAGGAGGTGAAGCTCGTGCTGGATGTGCAGGCGGTGAAGCAGGCGTAA